Proteins encoded within one genomic window of Brachybacterium muris:
- a CDS encoding SWIM zinc finger family protein: protein MPQPPFSEDLLRLRAGDVLFHRGLQYAAQGRAALVSAGSRSAVATVAGTQEYMVRLSVATGRLTGSCTCPFADDQPICKHIVAAALLWLEDSEPLAAGPAAEPVPQVPELREFLLTQDREWLADQLLAVAQDDPTVHAQLLIAAGADPEDSVDEDAVRSQLLSSLETGGFVSYYEAHDFFTGIEEALDSIEELLELGASRAAARLTLLALDGFEELLDDVDDSGGGLSVACVRAEEIHLRATQASPGDPRELAQDLARRALTSELEVFLDAAEQYRDLLGPEGLEQFRDAVEERWRSLSDDDRAHRYQVAAQRRRIAEAIGGTDGLVALLRAELDTDSDAAALIDVLLDAQRIDDAVLEARALLERFGDSARFRAVAAEAFARAGRHDEAAELSWTNFVEQPSLGTFQPLKLRSGPAFPHWRERALTILQERAGEHGTWSWFVEVLLWDEDLPRAWEAATEHGAHDSAWLTLARWRAPLDGAEAASVLYELARSSLSAGQRAAYAEAARFLKEALGFVSGADAEAMRSQILDLRAQNRRRPALQDEFTKAGLPRP from the coding sequence ATGCCACAGCCGCCCTTCTCCGAGGACCTACTCCGCCTGCGTGCCGGCGACGTCCTGTTCCATCGCGGTCTCCAGTACGCGGCGCAGGGGCGGGCCGCCCTGGTCTCGGCCGGCTCACGCAGCGCCGTCGCGACGGTGGCGGGCACGCAGGAGTACATGGTGCGCCTGTCCGTCGCCACCGGCCGACTCACCGGCTCGTGCACCTGCCCGTTCGCAGACGATCAGCCGATCTGCAAGCACATCGTCGCCGCCGCGCTGCTCTGGCTCGAGGACTCCGAGCCGTTGGCCGCCGGCCCCGCAGCGGAACCAGTACCGCAGGTGCCGGAGCTGCGCGAGTTCCTGCTCACCCAGGACCGGGAGTGGCTCGCGGACCAGCTGCTTGCCGTCGCCCAGGATGACCCCACCGTGCACGCGCAGCTGCTCATTGCCGCCGGTGCCGACCCCGAGGACAGCGTCGACGAGGACGCGGTGCGCAGTCAGCTCCTCAGCTCATTGGAGACCGGCGGGTTCGTCTCCTACTACGAAGCGCATGACTTCTTCACCGGCATCGAGGAGGCACTCGACAGCATCGAAGAACTGCTCGAGCTCGGCGCTTCACGGGCCGCCGCGCGACTCACTCTGCTCGCCCTCGACGGCTTCGAAGAGCTCCTGGACGATGTGGATGACTCTGGTGGCGGGCTGTCCGTCGCCTGCGTCCGGGCCGAGGAGATCCATCTGCGCGCCACACAGGCGTCCCCGGGAGATCCGCGAGAGCTCGCACAGGACCTCGCGCGCCGAGCACTCACCAGTGAGCTGGAGGTGTTCCTCGATGCCGCTGAGCAGTATCGCGACCTGCTCGGCCCCGAGGGACTCGAGCAGTTCCGCGACGCGGTGGAGGAGCGCTGGCGCAGCCTCAGCGACGATGACCGTGCTCACCGCTACCAGGTCGCGGCGCAGCGCAGACGAATCGCCGAGGCGATCGGCGGCACCGACGGTCTGGTCGCGCTGCTGAGAGCGGAGCTCGACACCGACAGTGACGCTGCCGCACTCATCGATGTCCTCCTGGACGCACAGCGCATCGATGACGCGGTGCTCGAAGCACGGGCACTGCTGGAGCGCTTCGGTGACAGCGCCCGATTCCGGGCCGTCGCCGCCGAGGCCTTCGCCCGCGCGGGCCGACACGACGAGGCTGCCGAGCTGTCATGGACGAACTTCGTCGAACAGCCCTCGCTCGGTACCTTCCAGCCCCTCAAACTCCGAAGCGGTCCCGCCTTCCCGCACTGGCGAGAGCGGGCGCTCACCATCCTGCAGGAGCGAGCAGGCGAGCACGGCACCTGGTCCTGGTTCGTGGAGGTGCTGCTCTGGGACGAGGACCTGCCGCGCGCCTGGGAGGCGGCGACCGAGCACGGCGCACACGACTCGGCGTGGCTCACCCTTGCCCGCTGGCGCGCACCCCTGGACGGGGCCGAGGCGGCGAGTGTGCTGTACGAGCTTGCTCGATCGTCCCTCTCCGCCGGGCAGCGTGCCGCGTACGCGGAAGCGGCGCGGTTCCTCAAGGAGGCATTGGGCTTTGTCAGCGGTGCTGACGCCGAGGCGATGAGATCGCAGATCCTCGACCTCCGCGCCCAGAACCGTCGGCGCCCCGCACTGCAGGACGAATTCACCAAGGCCGGACTGCCGAGGCCGTAG
- a CDS encoding ankyrin repeat domain-containing protein, with amino-acid sequence MTSEWQGVLDPDVLNDDLVEHSARLADAAKAGSWDTVLDLVEQGTWSTANQWRVTGRSWFTPLHQAAWLGAPVGVAERLLRAGAWRSLRTAEGGRPLDIARQRGHHHLLEALAVRDLGAADQRRVTAWDSHLADLIAERTRPLAPVRFRPVPTELLVVERMESLWVPYPGMYGGFSLSVHRDRLVVESWSRVAGGSGQAHVITESGSVMVEEGFA; translated from the coding sequence ATGACCAGCGAATGGCAGGGGGTCCTCGACCCTGACGTGCTGAACGACGATCTCGTCGAGCACTCCGCCCGCCTCGCCGATGCCGCGAAGGCGGGCAGCTGGGACACGGTCCTCGACCTCGTCGAGCAGGGCACCTGGAGCACCGCGAACCAGTGGCGGGTCACAGGCCGCTCTTGGTTCACGCCGCTGCATCAGGCCGCCTGGCTCGGCGCACCCGTCGGCGTCGCCGAGCGGCTGCTCCGCGCCGGCGCCTGGCGGTCGCTGCGCACTGCAGAGGGTGGCCGTCCGCTCGACATCGCCCGCCAGCGCGGCCATCATCACCTGCTCGAGGCGCTCGCCGTGCGCGACCTCGGCGCCGCCGATCAGCGCCGCGTGACGGCCTGGGACTCCCACCTCGCCGACCTGATCGCCGAGCGCACCCGGCCGCTCGCACCAGTCCGTTTCCGTCCCGTGCCCACCGAGCTGCTGGTCGTGGAGCGGATGGAGTCCCTGTGGGTCCCGTACCCCGGGATGTACGGAGGGTTCAGTCTCTCCGTCCATCGCGACCGGCTTGTCGTGGAGAGCTGGAGCCGCGTCGCCGGCGGCTCGGGCCAGGCCCACGTCATCACCGAGAGCGGGAGCGTGATGGTCGAGGAGGGCTTCGCCTGA
- a CDS encoding plasmid pRiA4b ORF-3 family protein, whose amino-acid sequence MPSNQTPDDELLRQFRQRLSEMSSEEIHGILHGVLDASGRAVRRPERPDLRHPPREEPALFTLRVDLEHASPPIWRRLELRSDLMLEEVHGILQTAFGWFDAHLWRFAAGGHPFDLESQLFLCPFDVEEGEDEGLPASQVRLDEVLSTSGDRLGYVYDYGDDWQLRLLLESVRPAGDGSPPARALSGRRAAPPEDCGGFTRAEDLAGVLPDPAHFDLAELQRSLELADLDPASYGASAVLTAVVTRLPPSPVREDLLARSLALATATDAPSAEEKRTALRGVSWFLDHAAGGGLPLTAAGYLKPADVESASRVVPEMTDWIGKNNREINAFPLLHFREALKHLKILRTFKGQLLPTRRARPAVEDPDALWSLLAQSLIPPPGSFAHDATVLLLAHIGSTPSGTAVEPQATPKALDRLGWRTREGGSVDRWRVRDLPAATVLRNITPEQDRRAVRGDWSDAARALAREALAQA is encoded by the coding sequence ATGCCCTCGAACCAGACTCCCGACGACGAGCTCCTGCGCCAGTTCCGCCAGCGGCTCAGCGAGATGAGCTCTGAGGAGATCCACGGGATCCTCCACGGCGTGCTCGACGCCTCGGGCAGAGCGGTGCGCCGCCCCGAGCGCCCCGATCTGCGCCACCCGCCGCGCGAGGAGCCCGCCCTGTTCACGCTCCGCGTGGATCTCGAGCATGCCTCTCCGCCGATCTGGCGCCGGCTCGAGCTGCGCTCGGATCTCATGCTCGAGGAGGTCCATGGGATCCTCCAGACCGCTTTCGGCTGGTTCGATGCGCACCTGTGGCGTTTCGCCGCCGGCGGGCACCCCTTCGATCTCGAGTCACAGCTGTTCCTGTGCCCGTTCGACGTCGAGGAGGGGGAGGACGAGGGGCTTCCCGCCTCGCAGGTGCGGCTCGACGAGGTGCTCAGCACCAGTGGAGACCGCCTGGGATACGTCTATGACTACGGCGATGACTGGCAGCTGCGACTGCTGCTGGAATCCGTGCGCCCGGCAGGGGATGGTTCCCCACCCGCCCGCGCCCTCAGCGGACGACGTGCTGCCCCGCCCGAGGACTGCGGCGGTTTCACCCGCGCGGAGGATCTCGCCGGCGTGCTCCCGGATCCGGCGCATTTCGACCTCGCCGAGCTCCAGCGCTCCCTCGAGCTCGCCGATCTCGACCCCGCCTCGTACGGAGCCTCTGCCGTGCTGACCGCGGTCGTGACCCGCCTGCCCCCGTCGCCGGTGCGGGAGGACCTGCTCGCCAGGTCGCTGGCACTGGCCACCGCCACCGACGCGCCGTCGGCGGAGGAGAAGCGCACGGCGCTGCGCGGCGTCTCCTGGTTCCTCGACCATGCGGCCGGCGGCGGCCTGCCGCTGACCGCGGCCGGCTACCTCAAGCCGGCGGACGTCGAATCAGCGAGCCGGGTGGTGCCCGAGATGACCGACTGGATCGGGAAGAACAACCGCGAGATCAACGCGTTTCCGCTGCTCCATTTCCGCGAGGCGCTCAAGCACCTGAAGATCCTGCGCACCTTCAAAGGTCAGCTGCTGCCCACCCGTCGGGCGCGTCCGGCGGTAGAGGATCCCGACGCCCTGTGGTCCCTGCTCGCCCAGTCCCTGATCCCACCGCCGGGCTCCTTCGCGCACGACGCCACCGTGCTGCTGCTCGCCCACATCGGATCCACCCCGAGCGGTACCGCAGTGGAACCGCAGGCGACGCCGAAGGCGCTCGACCGGCTCGGCTGGCGCACTCGCGAAGGAGGATCGGTGGACCGGTGGAGGGTGCGTGATCTGCCCGCCGCGACCGTGCTGCGGAACATCACCCCGGAGCAGGACAGGCGTGCCGTGCGCGGCGACTGGTCCGACGCGGCCCGGGCGCTGGCGCGGGAGGCGCTCGCGCAGGCATGA
- a CDS encoding ABC-ATPase domain-containing protein: MTADATALSRTLTAIDSRSYGVYKQLKGSYDLGACRLVVDHVQVDPYAPPSLMRIVVDRARADLPQDLLSDHRGRVAATDFLARAVARAAAELGEGISAGAPGQEVLERTSVALTSEGVDARLAVPLPAAGRRIRGREAARLLTEHLPRLAEAALLHASLDASALRDHVTLHRDQEALRDQLTGRGLVAFVGDGAILPRRSGDSDLPLADGAVPFVSPDSLRVWFDLPSGRRVSGMGVLDGVTVIVGGGYHGKSTVLRALAKGVYPHRAGDGREWVITRATAAALRAEDGRAVTGVDISPFLTGLPSGTDTRAFSTTNASGMCVARTGPSGWKRVTHWWIGRPCSSARRIASSRTRSRSGSRPVVSTSITAKRGVPDGAGGCDADGAEARPRKRSSSPTRILSGQGW, from the coding sequence ATGACCGCCGACGCCACCGCCCTCTCCCGCACCCTGACCGCGATCGACTCCCGCAGCTACGGCGTCTACAAGCAGCTGAAGGGCAGCTACGACCTGGGTGCGTGCCGCCTTGTGGTCGATCACGTGCAGGTCGATCCCTACGCCCCGCCGTCCCTGATGCGGATCGTCGTCGACCGAGCTCGTGCGGACCTGCCGCAGGATCTCCTCTCCGATCACCGCGGCCGGGTCGCTGCCACGGACTTCCTGGCCCGCGCCGTCGCCCGCGCCGCCGCGGAGCTGGGGGAGGGGATCAGCGCCGGCGCCCCGGGCCAGGAGGTGCTCGAGCGCACCAGCGTCGCCCTCACGTCGGAGGGCGTCGACGCACGGCTCGCGGTCCCGCTGCCCGCCGCCGGGCGCCGGATCCGCGGCCGCGAGGCGGCCCGCCTGCTCACCGAGCACCTCCCGCGCCTCGCCGAAGCGGCGCTGCTCCACGCGAGCCTCGATGCGAGCGCGCTCCGTGACCACGTCACCCTCCACCGCGACCAGGAGGCGCTGCGCGACCAGCTCACAGGGCGGGGCCTGGTGGCCTTCGTGGGAGACGGCGCGATCCTGCCGCGCCGATCCGGGGACTCGGACCTGCCGCTCGCGGACGGCGCCGTCCCCTTCGTCAGCCCCGACTCGCTGCGGGTCTGGTTCGATCTGCCGAGCGGCCGGCGCGTGAGTGGGATGGGCGTGCTGGACGGGGTCACCGTGATCGTGGGCGGCGGTTATCACGGCAAGTCCACGGTGCTGCGCGCGCTCGCCAAGGGTGTGTACCCGCACCGGGCGGGCGACGGCCGCGAATGGGTGATCACCCGGGCCACCGCCGCCGCGCTCCGCGCCGAGGACGGCCGCGCCGTGACCGGCGTGGACATCTCGCCCTTCCTCACCGGCCTGCCGTCCGGCACCGATACCCGCGCCTTCTCCACCACCAACGCCTCGGGCATGTGCGTGGCGCGCACCGGCCCGTCCGGGTGGAAGCGCGTCACCCACTGGTGGATCGGCCGGCCCTGCTCGTCGGCCCGCAGGATCGCGAGCTCCAGGACTCGCTCGCGCTCGGGGTCGAGACCCGTCGTCTCCACGTCGATCACCGCGAAGCGAGGCGTTCCCGACGGGGCGGGAGGCTGTGATGCGGACGGCGCCGAGGCACGGCCGCGGAAGCGATCGAGCAGTCCCACGAGGATCCTCTCCGGGCAGGGATGGTGA
- a CDS encoding PH domain-containing protein: MDASVSAITSWTFVEECPIPQDVTALLVPEERAIAAYKTFRDLAVFTTKRLIVRDAQGIRGKKIEIYSLPYSAINMWSSENAGTLDLNAEIELWTRAGQIKIAVGKHIDVRRLDLLIANAVLRSS; encoded by the coding sequence TTGGACGCATCGGTATCGGCGATCACATCGTGGACCTTCGTCGAGGAGTGCCCGATCCCGCAGGACGTCACCGCACTGCTCGTGCCCGAGGAGCGCGCGATCGCGGCGTACAAGACGTTCCGCGACTTGGCCGTGTTCACCACGAAGCGGCTGATCGTGCGCGACGCCCAGGGGATCCGCGGCAAGAAGATCGAGATCTACTCGCTGCCCTACTCCGCGATCAACATGTGGTCCTCGGAGAACGCCGGCACCCTCGACCTCAATGCCGAGATCGAGCTGTGGACCCGCGCCGGCCAGATCAAGATCGCCGTCGGCAAGCACATCGACGTGCGCCGGCTCGACCTGCTGATCGCGAACGCGGTGCTGCGTTCATCCTGA
- a CDS encoding ATP-dependent Clp protease ATP-binding subunit: protein MFERFTDRARRVVVLAQDEARLLNHNYIGTEHILLGLIHEAEGVGAKALEALGVTLDAVREQVRDIIGEGNQTPSGHIPFTPRAKKVLELSLREALQLGHNYIGTEHILLGLLREGEGTAVKVLSRLKAEPAAVRQEVIERLSGYQGKEPATAGGPAEGQPAGSLVLDQFGRNLTQAAREGKLDPVIGREHEAERVMQVLSRRTKNNPVLIGEPGVGKSAVVEGLAQSIVAGDVPETLKDKQLYTLDLGSLVAGSRYRGDFEERLKKVLKEIRTRGDIILFIDEIHTLVGAGAAEGAIDAASILKPMLARGELQTIGATTLEEYRKHIEKDAALERRFQPIQVDEPSVALAIEILKGLRDRYEAHHKVTITDGALVSAANLADRYVNDRFLPDKAIDLIDEAGARLRIRRLTAPPELKEFDARIEEARKKKEEAIDGQDFELAASLRDQEQQLKTERDEKEKAWRHGESDQVTTVSEETIAEVLAASTGIPIVKLTEEESSRLLHMEDELHKRVIGQNEAIKAISQAIRRTRAGLKDPKRPGGSFIFAGPTGVGKTELAKALAEFLFGDEDSLIQLDMSEFGEKHTASRLFGSPPGYVGYDEGGQLTEKVRRKPFSVVLFDEVEKAHVDIFNSLLQILEDGRLTDSQGRVVDFKNTIIIMTTNLGTRDIAKGVSMGFQAGGDLSTDYERMKSKVHEELKQHFKPEFLNRVDDVVVFPQLAQAEIVQIVDLMIAKLEGRLAEKDMTLELTDGAKKLLAEKGYDPVLGARPLRRTIQRDIEDALSERILFGQVHAGDAIIVDSEGEGLLGELTFTRRGSDGEVKPISDEVDVESITQARAEEMTHPDADAESGDVAEAHTS from the coding sequence ATGTTCGAACGCTTTACCGATCGCGCCCGTCGCGTCGTCGTCCTGGCACAGGACGAAGCCCGCCTGCTCAACCACAACTACATCGGCACCGAGCACATCCTGCTGGGGCTGATCCACGAGGCCGAGGGCGTCGGGGCGAAGGCCCTGGAGGCACTCGGCGTCACCCTGGATGCCGTGCGCGAACAGGTGCGCGACATCATCGGCGAGGGCAACCAGACCCCCAGCGGGCACATCCCGTTCACGCCGCGCGCCAAGAAGGTGCTCGAGCTGAGCCTGCGCGAGGCGCTGCAGCTGGGCCACAACTACATCGGCACCGAGCACATCCTGCTGGGCCTGCTGCGCGAGGGCGAGGGCACCGCCGTCAAGGTGCTGTCCCGCCTGAAGGCCGAGCCCGCCGCGGTGCGCCAGGAGGTCATCGAGCGCCTCTCCGGCTACCAGGGCAAGGAGCCCGCCACCGCCGGCGGCCCCGCCGAGGGCCAGCCCGCCGGTTCGCTGGTGCTGGACCAATTCGGCCGCAACCTCACCCAGGCCGCCCGCGAGGGCAAGCTGGACCCGGTGATCGGCCGCGAGCACGAGGCCGAGCGCGTCATGCAGGTGCTCTCCCGCCGCACCAAGAACAACCCGGTGCTGATCGGTGAGCCCGGCGTGGGCAAGAGCGCCGTGGTCGAGGGCCTGGCCCAGTCGATCGTGGCCGGGGACGTCCCCGAGACCCTCAAGGACAAGCAGCTGTACACCCTGGACCTGGGGTCCCTGGTGGCCGGCTCCCGCTACCGCGGTGACTTCGAGGAGCGCCTGAAGAAGGTGCTCAAGGAGATCCGCACCCGCGGGGACATCATCCTGTTCATCGACGAGATCCACACCCTGGTCGGTGCCGGTGCCGCCGAGGGCGCGATCGATGCCGCCTCCATCCTCAAGCCCATGCTGGCCCGCGGCGAGCTGCAGACCATCGGCGCCACCACGCTGGAGGAGTACCGCAAGCACATCGAGAAGGACGCCGCCCTGGAGCGCCGCTTCCAGCCGATCCAGGTGGACGAGCCCTCCGTGGCCCTGGCCATCGAGATCCTCAAGGGCCTGCGGGACCGCTACGAGGCCCACCACAAGGTCACCATCACCGACGGTGCCCTGGTCTCGGCCGCGAACCTCGCCGACCGCTACGTCAACGACCGCTTCCTGCCGGACAAGGCGATCGACCTGATCGACGAGGCCGGTGCCCGCCTGCGCATCCGCCGCCTCACCGCGCCGCCCGAGCTCAAGGAGTTCGACGCGCGCATCGAGGAGGCCCGCAAGAAGAAGGAGGAGGCGATCGACGGTCAGGACTTCGAGCTCGCCGCCTCCCTGCGGGACCAGGAGCAGCAGCTGAAGACCGAGCGCGACGAGAAGGAGAAGGCCTGGCGTCACGGGGAGTCCGACCAGGTCACCACCGTGAGCGAGGAGACCATCGCCGAGGTGCTCGCCGCCTCCACCGGCATCCCGATCGTGAAGCTCACCGAGGAGGAGTCCTCGCGACTGCTCCACATGGAGGACGAGTTGCACAAGCGGGTCATCGGCCAGAACGAGGCCATCAAGGCCATCTCGCAGGCCATCCGCCGCACCCGCGCCGGTCTGAAGGACCCCAAGCGCCCGGGTGGCTCGTTCATCTTCGCCGGCCCCACCGGCGTGGGGAAGACCGAGCTGGCCAAGGCCCTGGCCGAGTTCCTGTTCGGTGACGAGGACTCCCTGATCCAGCTGGACATGTCCGAGTTCGGTGAGAAGCACACCGCGTCGCGCCTGTTCGGCTCGCCCCCCGGCTACGTCGGCTACGACGAGGGCGGCCAGCTCACCGAGAAGGTGCGCCGCAAGCCGTTCAGCGTGGTGCTGTTCGACGAGGTGGAGAAGGCCCACGTGGACATCTTCAACTCGCTGCTGCAGATCCTCGAGGACGGCCGCCTCACCGACTCCCAGGGCCGGGTGGTGGACTTCAAGAACACCATCATCATCATGACCACCAACCTGGGCACCCGGGACATCGCCAAGGGCGTCTCCATGGGCTTCCAGGCCGGTGGCGACCTCTCCACCGACTACGAGCGGATGAAGTCCAAGGTGCACGAGGAGCTCAAGCAGCACTTCAAGCCCGAGTTCCTCAACCGTGTGGACGATGTGGTGGTCTTCCCGCAGCTCGCGCAGGCGGAGATCGTCCAGATCGTGGATCTGATGATCGCCAAGCTGGAGGGCCGCCTGGCGGAGAAGGACATGACCCTCGAGCTCACCGACGGCGCCAAGAAGCTGCTGGCGGAGAAGGGCTACGACCCCGTGCTCGGTGCCCGGCCGCTGCGCCGCACCATCCAGCGCGACATCGAGGACGCCCTGTCCGAGCGGATCCTGTTCGGTCAGGTCCACGCGGGGGACGCGATCATCGTGGACTCCGAGGGTGAGGGGCTGCTGGGCGAGCTAACCTTCACCCGTCGCGGGTCCGACGGTGAGGTGAAGCCGATCTCGGACGAGGTCGACGTCGAATCCATCACCCAGGCCCGTGCCGAGGAGATGACCCACCCCGACGCCGATGCCGAGTCCGGGGACGTCGCGGAGGCCCACACCTCCTGA
- a CDS encoding DedA family protein has translation MGEFFDQLMSLTSQVEEWVLAIADAWWVHLVVFGFAAGDGFFPSVPGESTIVTLSSLWSTSGKPSIILVGLAAWIGAWTGDNIGYFIGKKVGWERFRFLREGKGRKAVEAADRGLQRRALLFLMTARYIPFGRTAVNLVAGAVHYPHKQFWPRSLLSTFVWAVYSCGIGAVAGAWFEDHHLLAVTVALVAAVVLALIVERVVNAVHKALDRRAARRGEVVPDRVDADDATDAEFGTFDAPADPRVEGPQGSHRVQAGVGPSGDRAV, from the coding sequence TTGGGCGAGTTCTTCGATCAGCTCATGTCCCTGACCAGCCAGGTCGAGGAGTGGGTCCTGGCGATCGCCGACGCCTGGTGGGTGCATCTGGTGGTGTTCGGCTTCGCTGCCGGCGACGGGTTCTTCCCCAGCGTGCCCGGCGAGTCCACCATCGTCACACTGTCCTCCCTGTGGTCCACCTCCGGCAAGCCCTCCATCATCCTGGTGGGGCTGGCCGCCTGGATCGGTGCGTGGACCGGTGACAACATCGGCTACTTCATCGGCAAGAAGGTCGGCTGGGAACGGTTCCGCTTCCTGCGCGAGGGCAAGGGCCGCAAGGCTGTCGAGGCCGCCGATCGCGGACTCCAGCGCCGCGCCCTGCTGTTCCTGATGACCGCCCGCTACATCCCCTTCGGTCGCACCGCCGTGAACCTCGTGGCAGGTGCGGTGCACTACCCCCACAAGCAGTTCTGGCCCCGCTCCCTGCTGTCCACCTTCGTGTGGGCCGTGTACTCCTGCGGCATCGGTGCGGTGGCCGGAGCCTGGTTCGAGGACCACCACCTGCTGGCCGTCACCGTGGCCCTGGTGGCCGCCGTGGTGCTGGCCCTGATCGTCGAGCGCGTCGTCAATGCCGTCCACAAGGCCCTGGACCGTCGGGCCGCCCGCCGCGGCGAGGTGGTCCCGGACCGGGTGGACGCCGATGACGCCACCGACGCCGAGTTCGGCACCTTCGACGCCCCCGCAGACCCCCGGGTGGAGGGCCCGCAGGGCTCCCACCGGGTCCAGGCCGGTGTGGGGCCGTCCGGCGACAGGGCGGTCTGA
- a CDS encoding amino-acid N-acetyltransferase produces MGITIRSARPADVRAINQLVEPLTHRNILVAKDLVAYYEAVQEFLVAEDEHGELVGCGALHVMWEDLAEVRTLAVAESHRGAGVGHRMLLALLARALQLGLQRVFCLTFEVDFFRRHGFREMAEQVDPEIFNQLLRSADEGVAEFLDLARVKPNTLGNTRMIIDLEDAVIVDRDGVQPDRLRAAHDELRGA; encoded by the coding sequence GTGGGCATCACGATCCGCAGTGCCCGTCCGGCGGACGTGCGCGCCATCAACCAGCTCGTCGAGCCACTCACCCACCGCAACATCCTGGTCGCCAAGGACCTGGTGGCCTATTACGAGGCCGTCCAGGAGTTCCTGGTCGCGGAGGACGAGCACGGTGAGCTGGTGGGCTGCGGGGCTCTGCACGTGATGTGGGAGGACCTGGCCGAGGTGCGCACCCTCGCCGTGGCCGAGAGCCACCGTGGCGCAGGCGTGGGCCACCGCATGCTCCTGGCGCTGCTGGCGCGGGCCCTGCAACTGGGCCTGCAGAGGGTCTTCTGCCTCACCTTCGAGGTGGACTTCTTCCGCCGCCACGGGTTCCGCGAGATGGCTGAGCAGGTGGATCCTGAGATCTTCAACCAGCTGCTGCGGTCCGCCGACGAAGGCGTCGCGGAGTTCCTGGACCTGGCCCGGGTCAAGCCCAACACCCTGGGCAACACCCGCATGATCATCGACCTCGAGGACGCCGTGATCGTGGACCGCGACGGCGTGCAGCCGGACAGGCTCCGGGCAGCCCACGACGAGCTCAGGGGAGCCTGA
- a CDS encoding A/G-specific adenine glycosylase, whose protein sequence is MIAWFADAGRDLPWRHPEASAWSILVSEVMLQQTPVVRVLPRWLDWMDRWPAPADLAAAPTAEVLRAWDRLGYPRRALRLQECARAIVAQHGGEVPRGEDALRALPGIGEYTAAAVTAFAHHGRAVVLDTNVRRVLARTVDGAALPPRSLTAAERRTAARVLPAEPARSVAWNQAVMELGALVCTAASPRCEECPLAGPACTWYTAGRPPAPEGSRRVQAFEGTDRQLRGQIMALLRENDTAKEQELLALDAEDPVRVRRCAVSLVADGLAAADGTGLRLP, encoded by the coding sequence GTGATCGCCTGGTTCGCCGACGCCGGGAGGGACCTGCCCTGGCGGCACCCGGAGGCCTCCGCCTGGTCGATCCTGGTGTCCGAGGTGATGCTGCAGCAGACCCCTGTGGTGCGGGTGCTCCCACGGTGGCTGGACTGGATGGACCGCTGGCCCGCTCCCGCCGATCTCGCCGCCGCCCCCACCGCCGAGGTGCTGCGGGCCTGGGATCGCCTGGGCTACCCGCGCAGGGCCCTGCGCCTGCAGGAGTGCGCCCGCGCGATCGTGGCCCAACACGGCGGCGAGGTGCCCCGCGGGGAGGATGCCCTGCGTGCGCTGCCGGGGATCGGCGAGTACACCGCTGCCGCGGTCACGGCCTTCGCCCACCACGGCCGCGCCGTGGTGCTGGACACCAATGTGCGAAGGGTCCTGGCCCGAACCGTGGACGGTGCCGCACTGCCACCACGTTCTCTAACCGCTGCCGAGCGTCGCACCGCAGCACGTGTGCTGCCTGCGGAACCGGCGCGGTCGGTGGCCTGGAACCAGGCGGTGATGGAACTAGGCGCGCTGGTGTGCACGGCGGCATCCCCGCGCTGCGAGGAGTGCCCGCTAGCCGGCCCCGCCTGCACTTGGTACACCGCCGGCCGGCCACCAGCGCCGGAGGGGTCCAGGAGGGTGCAGGCATTCGAGGGCACCGACCGTCAGCTGCGCGGGCAGATCATGGCGCTGCTGCGCGAGAACGACACCGCCAAGGAGCAGGAACTGCTGGCACTGGATGCGGAGGATCCGGTCCGGGTGCGGCGCTGCGCTGTGTCCCTGGTGGCCGACGGCCTGGCCGCCGCGGACGGGACGGGGCTCAGGCTCCCCTGA
- the mscL gene encoding large conductance mechanosensitive channel protein MscL — MKGFKEFIMQGNVLDLAVGVVIGGAFTALIGAFVDNLIQPVINVFGGANVDGLAFKITNDSTVVDLGALLSAIIAFLITAAVVYFVFVLPVTEARAFDRKRRGLPEEDEGGAPEDVVLLTEIRDLLSAQRGGTTPAQGDALPPQV, encoded by the coding sequence AACGTCCTCGATCTCGCCGTCGGCGTGGTCATCGGCGGCGCCTTCACCGCTCTGATCGGCGCTTTCGTCGACAACCTGATCCAGCCCGTGATCAACGTGTTCGGCGGCGCCAACGTCGACGGACTCGCGTTCAAGATCACCAATGACTCCACCGTTGTCGACCTCGGCGCGCTGCTGTCCGCGATCATCGCGTTCCTGATCACCGCGGCCGTGGTGTACTTCGTGTTCGTGCTGCCGGTCACCGAGGCTCGCGCCTTCGACCGCAAGCGTCGTGGCCTGCCCGAGGAGGACGAGGGCGGCGCTCCCGAGGACGTCGTGCTGCTGACCGAGATCCGCGACCTGCTCTCCGCGCAGCGCGGTGGCACCACCCCCGCCCAGGGCGACGCCCTGCCCCCGCAGGTCTGA